The following nucleotide sequence is from Proteus vulgaris.
CATCACAAAAATCATCATGATCGAGACTGGTCTGACCTACAAACAGGTCAGACGGCTTTACCAGGATCTGGAGAGGGACGGATATACTCTGGAACGAAAATCCAGAACTTTCCGGGGTGGTGCGACACTGATTCATAGTCACACATCCAAGATACAGGCCTCTCTTCTAATGCAGCTCTACTTCAACATTGGTGGAGAAGCCGTGTTGCGGTCTGTGAACATCAAAGCCTTGAACAAGGCATTTAGAATGTATCACGCAATCCGCAAAGAAGTGCCCGGAATGAAAGGTGCTCGGTGGGCTCCGTTTGATATTACTGATGCCTGGTGTCTTGCTTCGGAGCTGAGAAGTGGGGACGCAATGCTGGAGGTGTGCGACAACTGCAAGTGTACGTACTTCACCTCTGTTAATCAAAGAACCTGCGTTGAATGTCCGTTCTGCAAAGAACAAGGAAGGCATGGTGGTGGGGAGAAAGAGTGTGCTTGAGTAGACTATGACATTTCGGACCAGAAGATGAGCGCCCAAACTTTGCGGCGCTCATTTTTTTACTTCTTCTGTGGGATACGGTAGCGCTCCAGCTCGACAGCTCCCAACCCCTTGAAAGCATCCGGGCGACGTCCTTGCCCACTCCACGAAACTCCGTCTTTTGAATATTTAGCATTATCAGGTTCTGATCTGCTCGTGAACATTTCGTTGAGCAAGCCGATGTCCACACCGCAGGATTCCATGTCGCTCATTATTCGCTCAGCCTGAGCTCGCTTTTCTTTTTCTTCTTCTTCTCGCTTTTTGTACTCTTCCTCCAGTTCATTGAGAACGCCCTTCATTCTGTCAATGATCTCCCGAACTTCATCTAACGGGAGTCCTCGCAACAGGGTGCGAATGCGGCTTTTACGCTTTAACTCTGCGATTATTAACTCTCTACGTTCAGCCGCTGATAGCGTAGAGAACTCCTCGTGGTCTTTCATGTCATACGGAGCCCATCAGTTTTCCTTTAAGTGAATCACGTTGAGAGTTCAGTTTTGCGTCAGTCTGCACTGGCGAATTTTGATGCTGTGCAGGTTGACTCTCTGAACTCTGTTGCTCAAAAGACCCAATGTTGCCAGAAAATCGAAGAGAATAAAGACCCAATAGAGCAAGGGCGCGGAGCCGATCACTACGCGCCTTATGCTGCATCTGGGACAGTTCACGATAGAGCTCCGGAAAGGCTTGCTCCGATATGTTCAGATTAGATATTTTTCCATCCCATTTGCTACCAGCCACAACGACCTCCTATCTATCAGCCGCAGAACCAGAAGCCCCTGGCATTGGATGCCACGGATTCGTTGGGCAGTACGATCCTGCTCTTAGGGAAAAGCTCCTTGGCCGCATCTTGGTAAGCCTCGGCACCGCCGCCAGCCAGCAGAACTACGTCAGCATCCATCCCGTCCTCACGCATTGACTTCCGCATAGGGATCAAGGCGTTTTGAGCGACTTTGGTTGAGGCTTTCTTGAAGTAGTCTTTGATCGATACCTTTTCACCGTAGAGGAAGATTTCGGCCTTACCGGCACGAATAGCTTTCTCGATCTTTTCGATGCCAGGGGCACCGCCGTGGTCTTCCTGAATTAGCCGGTCCGTTTCCTGTAGCAACACCGACATCGCCTTGAGGCTGGTGCCAGATGAGTGATAGCGGACCTCTCCCTCTTCAAGAGCTACCCAGTCTACAGAAAAGAACCCAGGGTCAATTACAACGGTTTTTCCTCCCTGGATAATCTCCAGGAGGTCTTCATCTTTGGTTGAACTTACA
It contains:
- a CDS encoding FlhC family transcriptional regulator, with protein sequence MNIGNSGTLGRWVTARHMALAGYITKIIMIETGLTYKQVRRLYQDLERDGYTLERKSRTFRGGATLIHSHTSKIQASLLMQLYFNIGGEAVLRSVNIKALNKAFRMYHAIRKEVPGMKGARWAPFDITDAWCLASELRSGDAMLEVCDNCKCTYFTSVNQRTCVECPFCKEQGRHGGGEKECA
- a CDS encoding H-NS family nucleoid-associated regulatory protein — encoded protein: MKDHEEFSTLSAAERRELIIAELKRKSRIRTLLRGLPLDEVREIIDRMKGVLNELEEEYKKREEEEKEKRAQAERIMSDMESCGVDIGLLNEMFTSRSEPDNAKYSKDGVSWSGQGRRPDAFKGLGAVELERYRIPQKK
- a CDS encoding ParM/StbA family protein; its protein translation is MSQFVLGLDIGYSNLKMAMGYKGEEARTVVMPVGAGPLELMPQQLTGGAGTCIQVVIDGEKWVAGVEPDRLQGWERELHGDYPSTNPYKALFYAALLMSEQKEIDVLVTGLPVSQYMDVERREALKSRLEGEHQITPKRSVAVKSVVVVPQPAGAYMDVVSSTKDEDLLEIIQGGKTVVIDPGFFSVDWVALEEGEVRYHSSGTSLKAMSVLLQETDRLIQEDHGGAPGIEKIEKAIRAGKAEIFLYGEKVSIKDYFKKASTKVAQNALIPMRKSMREDGMDADVVLLAGGGAEAYQDAAKELFPKSRIVLPNESVASNARGFWFCG